The DNA region TTCACGGGCATCTAAATGACGTTCATCACAAATTTGTTGTAACATTGTGCCTAAGTTAAATCGCTGTTTTGTTAAGACAATATCCTGCATATTGAAACGGGTAATATCGAAAAACTCATTGATTAATCCTTCTAAATCATTGGCTTTAGTTAAAACCAACTTCAAATATTTTTGTCGTGTTTCTTCATCAATTTCATTGGTTTCTACTAGAAAACTCAAATAGCCAATAATCGATGTTAAAGGTGTTTTAATATCATGAGCAAGATAGACAACTAAGTCATTCTTCTTCATTTCAGAATCTTTTAAGGCAAGTTCACGACTTTTTAATAGCTGTTTACTCTGATTGATTTTCATTTCAATACTGGCTAACTCAGGTGATAATTCTGTTAATACATCACTATCTGACACCACTTCATTTAGGTTATTATCAATTTCATCAAAATACGTCATCACCGTGTTAATCAACTTTCTAAAAATAAAGTAAATGGCCACTAGCATAAAGATTGAAATAATAAGCATTTTATTTTGGCGAATACTAATATGATAGATCATAAAGGCACTGTCATAATCTAATGGAAATTGATATTGCAACAGCTCTAAAATACCATCAGCAATTTTTCCGCTAAATAAGGAACTTAATAAAACTAATCCCACTGCTGTGACTATGATATATTTCAATAAATCTACGAGTAATTTCTTTTTTAACATTGAAAATTTACCATTATTCATCAAACTTATACCCCACTCCCCAAACGGTTTTAATGTATTCAATCCCTGGACTATGTGCTTTTATTTTATCGCGTATATGACGAATATGAACCATAATTGTGTTAGTTGATGCTTCATAATAACTCTCGCCCCAGACATTTTGAAACAAGGCTTCTGACGATATGACTTGACCTTGGTGTTGGGTTAAATAAGCTATGATAGCAAACTCTTTCGGCGTTAAATTAACTTCATGACCGTTCACAAAACATTGGTGATTAGCATATTGTAGCTTTAAGCCACGGCTCTCAAAATCATCGCTACCTGCCTCTTTATCTTGTTGGGAATTATAACTACCATCGCGTCTTAACTGAGCTTTGACACGCGCCATTAATTCCAATGGTTGAAATGGCTTAGTGACATAATCATCTGCCCCCACGGTTAAACCATGAATTTTGTCCATTTCAGTATTTTTAGCAGTTAGCATGATAATCGGAAATAAATATTTTTTGCGAATGTCAGCACATAAGTCAAAGCCGTTGTAGTCTGGTAACATCACGTCTAAAATAGCTAGATTAATTGTTTGGTCATTTAAACTAGTTAAGGCAGCTTCGCCTGTTTCTGACATAATCACTTCAAACCCTTCATTAAGCAAATACATCTCGATCAAATCAGAGATTTCTTTTTCATCTTCTACTACTAAAATTTTAACTGTCATCTTCTCACGTCCTTAAAGACTATTATATATGTTTTTAGCGTCAATCATATTAAACTGCTTGCTATCATGATTTCCCTTTGCTCCAACTGTAATTAAAAGATACTCTTTACCATCAATTTCGGCAATGGTTGCTAAACATAACCCTGCCTCATCAGTATAGCCTGTTTTTCCACCTACAATCCGGCCTTTTTTCAAATCTGGTGAGCCGAGTTTTTTAAATAAACTACTTTCAAAAGAGTAGTTTTTGCCGTTGTAATAAGGTGTTGTAAAGACTCGATAAAATGTATCATTTTGTAAGGCATGCTGTAATAACTTAGCTAAATCACTGACCGTTGAATACTGTTCCGCTGATTCTGTGCCGTATGAATTAGTAAAATGCGTCTGTGTCATATTTAACTCTTTAGCTTTTTGATTCATCACCTCTGTAAAAGCTTCATCAGAACCTGATACTGCTTTTGACAAGGACACGGCTGCATCTGCTCCTGACGGTAACATCAAACCAAATAAAAGTTCTTCCACTGTCACAGGGACATTAGGTAAGAATCCTGCAACAGATGCTTCTTCTGAATAAAGCCAATTGATTCGTTCACCGTCTGTCATCATTTCTTGCTGTAAATCAGGTAAGTTTTCAATAGCTAAGATAGCTGTCATTATTTTGGCTAATGAGGCTGGTTTGATTTTTTCATCTGCACCCTTTTCAAAAATAGTCTCACCATTAACTTTCTGTAGCATAGCTTGTTTACTATAAATATTCAATGTCTGATTGGCGTCTATCTTCAAGACTTCACTACCTAATGAAACATTTTTTTGATAGGTATAATAGCCTAACCCAATACTTGCAAGTAACAGACTGATTAATAATAATTTAACTGATGTTTTCATTTTCTCGCCCCCTACCATTAGTTAACCAAGATAAGCGACTTAAAAAATATAATATTACTGAATAATAAATTAATAATTTATTAAGAAAAAACAGCCACTCCTTTGAGTGACTGTTTTTATTTAGGTTTCACATGTTTTACAAAGTTAAACAAATCATCTTCTGATTTAATTTGTCGGTTACATTTATCACTATCATGACAAATATAATTCCCTTTTAATAAGTAATTGCCTTCTTTAGAGACCTTCCCTTTGGCTTCAAACATACTAACCTCTGAAATGGTTTGGCAAATAGCACAGAGACCTTTTTTAATAGTCGGTGAAATGGTTCCTTCCAAGCCAATTAACTCATCAGATTGATAAGCGATAATATATTTTCTTTGCTTAGCAACATCATTCCAACCATAAAAGGTTTGTCTATCTAACGCGACTTCTTCCCATTCAGGAACTTTTAATTTCTTGGTTTTAGCAAAAACTTTTTGCAAACCTTTATCACTTGGTTGTTTAAAAGGAATAATCATTGGCTTGACTTTTTCCAAGTACTTGTCTAATTCTCGTTGAGTTTTTCCTAATTGAATACTTTCCCGTAGCAACTCTAATTCTTCTGCTGAAGCAGTTGGAAAACTAGCCTCAATCTTTTCTAGTGCTAATAATTTTAACGTGTCAACTGTGTGTCGATCATTAACTGAGCGTTGCGTTTGAACGACAATCGTCGCCTGTTCTTCGATGATGTTATATTGAAATGGTTTAATAAATTTATCCATGTCTGATTCCTCCTTTAGTTATAAAACAAATAAACTAAGATCGGTATCACAAAATTAGTCGTTTCCTATTTAATTATTCAGCAATACCAATCGTGATATTGCGTATTGAACGATGCATGTTATTCGGCATCTGCGATCACCACCTAAAAATAATACTTTTAGTTTAACATAAATACAGAAAGATCTTGCATATTCTCGCACTAATTTTTAAATCTAAATAAAAACCAGCTACTCAATGAGTAGCTGGTTTTTTAGATCTATTTCTTCGGTTCGTCATCGTCCATTTTAAGAACGGCCATGAAGGCGTCTTGTGGGACTTCAACTGATCCGATTTGTTTCATACGTTTTTTACCATCTTTTTGTTTCTCAAGAAGTTTTCTCTTACGTGAGATATCTCCACCATAACATTTCGCCAATACGTTTTTACGTAAAGCTTTAATGTCACTACGAGCGACAATTTTTTGGCCAATCGCTGCTTGAATTGGCACCTCGAATTGTTGACGAGGAATCAGTTTTTTCAGTTTCTCTACGATAGCTTTACCACGTTCAAAGGCAAAGTCTCTGTGAACGATAAAGCTCAAAGCATCGACTGTCTCGCCGTTTAGTAAGATGTCCATCTTCACTAGGCGGCTTGTTTTGTAGCCAATGATTTCATAATCAAGTGAGGCATAACCTTTTGTACTTGATTTTAATTTATCAAAGAAGTCAAAGACGATTTCTGATAGTGGTAATTCATAAACCACGTTAACACGGTAATCATCTAAGTAATCCATTGTTAAGAAGTCCCCACGTTTGCGTTGTGATAATTCCATCACAGCTCCAACATATTCGTTTGGTACCATAATAGACGCTTTCACATAAGGTTCTTCAACTGAATCAATCTTAACAGGTTCTGGGAAATCTGATGGGTTATCCACCACGATTTTAGAGCCGTCAGTTTGATTGACGTTGTAAATTACCGATGGTGCTGTTGTGATTAACTCTAAGTTAAACTCACGCTCTAAACGTTCTTGAACCACGTCCATGTGTAGTAATCCTAAGAAACCACAACGGAAACCGAAACCTAATGCTTGTGATGTTTCTGGTTCAAAATCTAAGGCCGCATCATTTAATTGTAATTTTTCTAATGCTTCACGTAAGTCATTGTAACGTGAGGTATCGATTGGGTATAAACCACAGTACACCATTGGGTTCATCTTACGGTAACCATCTAAGGCTTCTTCCGCAGGATTGTTAGCAAGGGTAATTGTATCTCCCACTTGTGTATCTTTCACCGTTTTAATGCCGGCAGTAATGTAACCAACATCACCTGTCATAAGGAAATCACGCGGAATTGGTTTTGGTGAAAAGATACCTACTTCGATAACTTCAAACTTCTTACCACTTTGCATCATCATGATTTCATCACCAGGTTTTACCACCCCATCTGTCACACGGACATTTAGGATAACACCACGGTAACTATCGTAAACTGAATCGAAGATCAAGGCTTTTAAAGGCGCTTCTAAATCACCAGCAGGCGCAGGCACGTACTCAACGATTTGTTCTAAGATATCTTGAATTCCAATACCAGCTTTGGCACTTGCAAGGACTGCTTCACTTGCATCAATCCCGACAACGTCTTCAATTTCTTGACGAACGCGTTCTGGATCGGCGGCTGGTAAATCAATTTTATTAATAACAGGTAGGATTTCTAAATCATTATCAAGAGCTAAGTAAACGTTAGCCAATGTTTGGGCTTCAATCCCTTGCGCCGCATCCACCACTAAAATAGCCCCTTCACAGGCAGCTAAACTACGTGAGACTTCATAAGTGAAATCCACGTGTCCCGGTGTGTCGATTAAGTGGAAGATATAGTCTTCCCCATCTTTGGCCGTGTAACTTAATTCAACCGCATTTAGTTTAATCGTAATCCCACGTTCACGTTCTAAGTCCATTGAGTCTAACAATTGATCTTGCATCTCACGGTCAGATACTGTTTCTGTGTGTTGTAAGATACGGTCAGCTAATGTCGACTTTCCGTGGTCAATATGGGCAATAATTGAGAAGTTACGAATCTTCTCTTGGCGTTGTTTCATCTCTTCCATGTTCATGATTTATATTCCTACTTTCCTTTTATCAGCACCTTTGATTATAACAAGCTTAAGCCCTAAAGAAAAGTCTTTTCGCTAGCCTACTCAAATTACTCTGTTCACATTTTTTGTCTTATCACTGGGTGATTTGTTATACTATGGGAGAAGAAAAAGAAAGAGGTTATAGTTATGAACCGGGAAGAACTCCGTCAAAGTCTAGAAATCAAACCAGTGGAACTCAAACACTTAAAACAATTTAATGAATTACTACGCTACGTTTTCCAAGTCACAGACTCAGATATTGAGGAAAGTGGCTATGAAGATGCCAATGAAATAACACGAGCTAAACGTCCTGTCTTAAAAGAAGCTGACGTTATTGGATGGTTCGATGAGAAAGATACCCTAGTCTCACAACTAGCTGTCTATCCCTGCCAAGTTAACATTCACGGTCATATTTATGACATGGGTGGCGTGACGGGTGTAGGAACCTATCCTGAATACGCTAGCCTAGGACTAATGAAAGATTTAATCCAATTAGCTTTAACAAATATGCGTGAACGTGGTCAGTACATTTCTTACTTATACCCTTACAACATCCCTTACTACCGTCGTAAAGGTTGGGAAATTATTTCTGATACCATGACCTTTAAAATAAAAGATACGCAACTTCCTAAACCCGTTAATGTTCCTGGTAATGTGGAACGTCTAGCTTATGATGATCCTGATGTGATTAAAGTCTACGATCAGTTCTCACACAAAACACATGGTGCCATGATTCGAACTGAATTAAACTGGGATGAATACTGGCGTTGGGAAAATGAAGAAGAACGCACCGCAGCGGTATACTACGATGCTGATGACCAACCAACTGGTTTCTGTTTCTACTGGATTGCGGAAGAAGTTTTCCATATTAAAGAAATGGTTTACTTAAACCAAGAAGCTCGTAAAGGGTTGTGGAACTTCATCTCTGCTCACTTCTCAATGATTAACCACGTTGAAGGCGCTACTTATAAAGATGAACCGATTGCTTTCCTATTTGATGATAGTGATATTAAAGAAACCATTGCGCCATTCTTTATGGCACGAATTGTTGACGTCGAAAAATTTCTAGCTGAGTTTCCTTTCGACAGCGCGGTGGAACCTTTCCACTTTGTGGTTGAAGATACCGAAGCGGAATGGAATAATGGCATCTTTGGTTTAACTTGGGATGAAGATGAAACTGTTCATGTCACTAGTGAAGCGGTAGGACAACCGGTCCACTTAAATATCCAAACCCTCACAACGATGTTAATGAGCTACAAACGTCCGACTTACTTAATGGGGATTGATGCTCTGACAACCGATCGTAAAACACTCCGTTCATTAGAACGCATCATTCCAAACCAAAATGCCTACTTTAGTGATTATTTCTAAAACAAAAAGAGCCTCTGAGGGGCTCTTTTTGTTTTTCATATATAACATGCATTAATTTTATTTACGCACATTCTCTGTTATTGAAATTTTATTCTCAAAAAAATAGTGCTACACTCACCTCGGCAACTGCCTCAAAAGGAGGTGATATTTATGATTACAGTATTCTTTGCTTTAATCAACCCAATACTTGTTGGCATTGTTTTACAGTTGTTTTCTCACTGGTTAGATGAGAAGGATAAACAATGAAAGCTGCCATCTGACCCCTCTTATCTTTTTAAAGATAAGAAAAAACCAACCTACTCCTATAGGTTGGTTTTTTTGGTGATATAATGATTACAGTTTTCTTGCCTTTATTATAGCATTTTCAATAGCTTATCACAATGTAAACTCAAGCCTTTTGAAAATTATTTTATTTTGTAATAAATAATATTAACAACTGACTTCTTTGTTTATTCTTACATAACACGCCATTAGTCATCTCTACATACAGAGCATGTTATTGAAATTTTATTCTCAAAAAAATAGTGCTACACTCACCACGGCGACTGCCTCAAAAGGAGGTGTTTTCATGTCTATTTTTTTATTAACTTTTTTCATTGCTCCACTTGTTATAGGAATGACTTTATCCATTTTTTCTCATTGGCTAGATGAACGGGATAAAGACTAATCAGTTGCTAACTAGCACACGTGCTTACCAATATTTTGATAAGTAAAAAGAAAACCCCAACCTACTGTAATAGGTTGGGGTTTCGTGTTTTCATGCTTAAATTCTTATTAACTTTATAAATCAATTATACCACCCGACATCCCTACAAACAACGGGAACAGCCATGCTATATTATATTACATTATTTTATTTTGTAATAAATAATATCAGCAACTGATTTCTTTGTTTGTTTTTACATAACGCGCCATTAGTCATATTTACATTCATTTCTTGTTATTGAAATTTTATTGTTAAAAAATTAGTGCTACACTCACCTCGGCAACTGCCTCATAAGGAGGTGTATTCGTATGACACTTTTTTTCTCGCTTTTGATATTTCCAATCATCACAGGTATCGTTCTAAAATGTTTTTCTCACTGGTTAGACGGGAAAGACTAGGACAGGAAGTTGCTAACTAACCACTACTTATCTATCTTGATAAGTAAAAAGACCAACCTATTCCAGTAGGTTGGTCTTTTTGTGTATCGAATGACACTTCTCTCTTTTATAGTTTTAGTATACAGCTAAAAAACTAGCACTTCAAGATGCTTATCCCATTCAATAAAATTATTTAATTCCAAAATAAAATAAAAAAGACCCTAGCATTTCGGCTAAGGTCTTTTTATTATTCTGCAATTGTTTCGCTTTCAAATGCTAATTGCTCATCTCGTAATGTCACCGTCACTTTTGTGTTCGGGCCGACTTTACCTGCTACGATTTCTCGCGCTAATGGTGTTTCCACTTCTTTCGTTAAGAAACGTTTCAATGGTCTTGCACCATAGATTGGATCATACGCACTTTCAGCAATCCAGTCTTTTGCTTCCGTTGATAGTTCAAGTTGAATACCTTGTTCTGCTAGTCTTAATCCTAAGTTGACTGTCATCTTATCAATGATTGATTTCACATTATTAAGTGTTAACGGTGTGAACATAATCGTATCATCAATTCGGTTTAAGAACTCAGGTTTAAAGTGCATTTGTAATTGATTCATAACACTATCTTTTGTTTCTTTTGATAGTTGACCTTCCTCATCCACACCTTCAAGCATGGTTTGCGAACCAATATTACTTGTCATAATCATCACAGTGTTTTTGAAATCAACTGTGCGACCTTTCGAGTCTGTCAAACGACCATCATCTAAAACTTGAAGTAAGACGTTGAACACATCAGGATGGGCTTTTTCAATCTCATCTAGTAAGACAATTGTATAGGGACTACGACGAACGGCTTCCGTTAGTTGTCCGCCTTCTTCATGACCTACATATCCTGGAGGGGCCCCGACTAAACGAGAGACACTATGTTTTTCCATGTACTCACTCATGTCGATACGAATCATGTGTTCTTCAGAATCAAATAACTCTTCAGCTAAGGCTTTAGCTAATTCTGTTTTACCTACCCCTGTAGGTCCTAAGAACAAGAATGACCCTAGTGGACGATTTGGATCTTGCAAGCCCGCACGGGAGCGTATAACAGCGTCTGACACGGCATCAACAGCTTCGTCTTGCCCAATGACTCTGTTATGTAATGTTTCGTTTAAACGTAAGATTTTCTCACGTTCACCTTCTACTAATTTCGTCACAGGAATTCCTGTTAGACGACCTACGACAACCGAGATTTCTTCTTCCGTTACCGCTTCTTGTAACATGCGACCTTCATTTTCGACATAGTTTTTAGCTTCTAATGTTTTCAGCTCTTCTTCCAATTGTGGAATTGTGCCATGTCTTAGGACCGCTGCTTGTTCTAAATCATAATTTGTTTCAGCTTCTTCTAAAGCATGGCGAGCTTTATCTAATTCTTCACGTTTGTTGCTGACTTGGTTGACTTCTTCTTTTTCAGTTTCCCAACGCATTTTTAAAAGATTTGTTTCTTCACGCAATTCAGCTAACTCTTCTCGCAGAATTTCTAAACGTTTTTTACTTGCATCGTCTGTTTCTTTTTTCAAGGCAGCTTCTTCAATTTCTAACTGCATCAAACGACGGATAACTTGGTCAAGTTCCGTTGGCATGGAATTCATTTCAACACGAATGGTTGCACAAGCTTCATCGACTAAGTCAATCGCTTTATCCGGTAAATAACGATCCGTGATATAGCGGTTTGATAATGTTGCAGCCGCAACTAAGGCGTTGTCATGAATATTAACACCATGGTGAATTTCAAAACGTTCTTTCAATCCACGTAAAATACTAATTGTGTCCTCAACAGTTGGTTCTTTTACTAGGACTTTTTGGAAACGACGTTCTAATGCTTTATCAGTTTCCATATATTCACGATACTCATCTAAAGTTGTAGCACCAATACAGTGCAACTCACCACGAGCTAACATTGGTTTCAGTAAGTTACCGGCGTCCATACTACCTTCTGTTTTACCGGCACCAACGATGGTATGAATCTCATCAATGAAGAGAATGATTTGACCATCACTTTTCTTCACTTCTTTCAGAACGGCTTTCAAACGTTCTTCGAATTCACCACGGTATTTAGCACCTGCGATCAAAGCACCCATGTCTAATGAAAAGATTGTTTTATTTTTTAAGTTTTCTGGCACATCTTTGCGGACAATACGTTGTGCTAGTCCCTCGATGATGGCGGTTTTACCAACACCAGGTTCCCCAATTAAGACTGGGTTATTTTTTGTTTTAC from Vagococcus coleopterorum includes:
- a CDS encoding type I toxin-antitoxin system Fst family toxin, which gives rise to MITVFFALINPILVGIVLQLFSHWLDEKDKQ
- a CDS encoding sensor histidine kinase, whose product is MNNGKFSMLKKKLLVDLLKYIIVTAVGLVLLSSLFSGKIADGILELLQYQFPLDYDSAFMIYHISIRQNKMLIISIFMLVAIYFIFRKLINTVMTYFDEIDNNLNEVVSDSDVLTELSPELASIEMKINQSKQLLKSRELALKDSEMKKNDLVVYLAHDIKTPLTSIIGYLSFLVETNEIDEETRQKYLKLVLTKANDLEGLINEFFDITRFNMQDIVLTKQRFNLGTMLQQICDERHLDAREKNQKILVDSPDIEMVADAEKLARVFNNIIKNACLYGEADSPISVMVKETALSVEIEIANQGDTLTEEAMSEMFDKFIRLNRARTTQNAGSGLGLAIAKDIVNAHNGDITVHSNRGLTTFKIVLPK
- the clpB gene encoding ATP-dependent chaperone ClpB gives rise to the protein MNIEKMTTTLQEAISAAQQVAMTRMHQEIDVCHLWKIFLQPDHFAYQFYKDAGVPVDEMIQEVDQELDAISVVSGSNVQYGQGLSQNLFNLLNEADKIRESFEDEFLATEVVLLALMELKNYPLAKFLSTRGFTAKSLRQAVEDLRGGDRVTSQNQEEQYKALEKYGTDLNQLVKSGKQDPIIGRDDEIRDVIRILSRKTKNNPVLIGEPGVGKTAIIEGLAQRIVRKDVPENLKNKTIFSLDMGALIAGAKYRGEFEERLKAVLKEVKKSDGQIILFIDEIHTIVGAGKTEGSMDAGNLLKPMLARGELHCIGATTLDEYREYMETDKALERRFQKVLVKEPTVEDTISILRGLKERFEIHHGVNIHDNALVAAATLSNRYITDRYLPDKAIDLVDEACATIRVEMNSMPTELDQVIRRLMQLEIEEAALKKETDDASKKRLEILREELAELREETNLLKMRWETEKEEVNQVSNKREELDKARHALEEAETNYDLEQAAVLRHGTIPQLEEELKTLEAKNYVENEGRMLQEAVTEEEISVVVGRLTGIPVTKLVEGEREKILRLNETLHNRVIGQDEAVDAVSDAVIRSRAGLQDPNRPLGSFLFLGPTGVGKTELAKALAEELFDSEEHMIRIDMSEYMEKHSVSRLVGAPPGYVGHEEGGQLTEAVRRSPYTIVLLDEIEKAHPDVFNVLLQVLDDGRLTDSKGRTVDFKNTVMIMTSNIGSQTMLEGVDEEGQLSKETKDSVMNQLQMHFKPEFLNRIDDTIMFTPLTLNNVKSIIDKMTVNLGLRLAEQGIQLELSTEAKDWIAESAYDPIYGARPLKRFLTKEVETPLAREIVAGKVGPNTKVTVTLRDEQLAFESETIAE
- a CDS encoding D-alanyl-D-alanine carboxypeptidase family protein, yielding MKTSVKLLLISLLLASIGLGYYTYQKNVSLGSEVLKIDANQTLNIYSKQAMLQKVNGETIFEKGADEKIKPASLAKIMTAILAIENLPDLQQEMMTDGERINWLYSEEASVAGFLPNVPVTVEELLFGLMLPSGADAAVSLSKAVSGSDEAFTEVMNQKAKELNMTQTHFTNSYGTESAEQYSTVSDLAKLLQHALQNDTFYRVFTTPYYNGKNYSFESSLFKKLGSPDLKKGRIVGGKTGYTDEAGLCLATIAEIDGKEYLLITVGAKGNHDSKQFNMIDAKNIYNSL
- a CDS encoding response regulator transcription factor; the encoded protein is MTVKILVVEDEKEISDLIEMYLLNEGFEVIMSETGEAALTSLNDQTINLAILDVMLPDYNGFDLCADIRKKYLFPIIMLTAKNTEMDKIHGLTVGADDYVTKPFQPLELMARVKAQLRRDGSYNSQQDKEAGSDDFESRGLKLQYANHQCFVNGHEVNLTPKEFAIIAYLTQHQGQVISSEALFQNVWGESYYEASTNTIMVHIRHIRDKIKAHSPGIEYIKTVWGVGYKFDE
- the lepA gene encoding translation elongation factor 4, with amino-acid sequence MNMEEMKQRQEKIRNFSIIAHIDHGKSTLADRILQHTETVSDREMQDQLLDSMDLERERGITIKLNAVELSYTAKDGEDYIFHLIDTPGHVDFTYEVSRSLAACEGAILVVDAAQGIEAQTLANVYLALDNDLEILPVINKIDLPAADPERVRQEIEDVVGIDASEAVLASAKAGIGIQDILEQIVEYVPAPAGDLEAPLKALIFDSVYDSYRGVILNVRVTDGVVKPGDEIMMMQSGKKFEVIEVGIFSPKPIPRDFLMTGDVGYITAGIKTVKDTQVGDTITLANNPAEEALDGYRKMNPMVYCGLYPIDTSRYNDLREALEKLQLNDAALDFEPETSQALGFGFRCGFLGLLHMDVVQERLEREFNLELITTAPSVIYNVNQTDGSKIVVDNPSDFPEPVKIDSVEEPYVKASIMVPNEYVGAVMELSQRKRGDFLTMDYLDDYRVNVVYELPLSEIVFDFFDKLKSSTKGYASLDYEIIGYKTSRLVKMDILLNGETVDALSFIVHRDFAFERGKAIVEKLKKLIPRQQFEVPIQAAIGQKIVARSDIKALRKNVLAKCYGGDISRKRKLLEKQKDGKKRMKQIGSVEVPQDAFMAVLKMDDDEPKK
- a CDS encoding type I toxin-antitoxin system Fst family toxin, whose translation is MSIFLLTFFIAPLVIGMTLSIFSHWLDERDKD
- a CDS encoding type I toxin-antitoxin system Fst family toxin is translated as MTLFFSLLIFPIITGIVLKCFSHWLDGKD
- a CDS encoding FusB/FusC family EF-G-binding protein gives rise to the protein MDKFIKPFQYNIIEEQATIVVQTQRSVNDRHTVDTLKLLALEKIEASFPTASAEELELLRESIQLGKTQRELDKYLEKVKPMIIPFKQPSDKGLQKVFAKTKKLKVPEWEEVALDRQTFYGWNDVAKQRKYIIAYQSDELIGLEGTISPTIKKGLCAICQTISEVSMFEAKGKVSKEGNYLLKGNYICHDSDKCNRQIKSEDDLFNFVKHVKPK
- a CDS encoding GNAT family N-acetyltransferase; this encodes MNREELRQSLEIKPVELKHLKQFNELLRYVFQVTDSDIEESGYEDANEITRAKRPVLKEADVIGWFDEKDTLVSQLAVYPCQVNIHGHIYDMGGVTGVGTYPEYASLGLMKDLIQLALTNMRERGQYISYLYPYNIPYYRRKGWEIISDTMTFKIKDTQLPKPVNVPGNVERLAYDDPDVIKVYDQFSHKTHGAMIRTELNWDEYWRWENEEERTAAVYYDADDQPTGFCFYWIAEEVFHIKEMVYLNQEARKGLWNFISAHFSMINHVEGATYKDEPIAFLFDDSDIKETIAPFFMARIVDVEKFLAEFPFDSAVEPFHFVVEDTEAEWNNGIFGLTWDEDETVHVTSEAVGQPVHLNIQTLTTMLMSYKRPTYLMGIDALTTDRKTLRSLERIIPNQNAYFSDYF